From the Phoenix dactylifera cultivar Barhee BC4 unplaced genomic scaffold, palm_55x_up_171113_PBpolish2nd_filt_p 002860F, whole genome shotgun sequence genome, the window ATCTTGTTTTCTTATTTCATGCATCTTTAGCTAGTTATGCTTGGAAGCGCTAGCATATAATTAACTTCTAACTTGTAACATGAAGTCTAATGAATAAATATtaagccttttttttctttgaaaatgttGTATCAAGATTATCTGAAGGTTTTGTGATGCCAATAGAAACTGCTAATACATTGGGATGTTATTGGCAAAGTTTCTGAAAGTACCTACATTCAACATGGTGCTCGAATAAGTCCTATATTTTGACTTGAATGACTTGCGAAGGAAGACTTTGCAGTCTTAGGAAAAGGATCAAGAGAGGAATGCGCAAtcaccacacaaaaaaaaatcaaaaatcatctttaaattataattttcattCTCCATTTTGGATCCTTTGAACTATGTAcattcatacatacatacatgatacatgtatatatatgtatatggtatatttgacatatacatatatttatatgtatatatagatacatttgtAGATACAGAAGTAtgagtgtatatatatgtatacgctAAGCTTATGTGGCTAGAAACTCTAGTGAAAGTGTTGGGCTTTGCTGTCAATAATCCAATAAAATGTATTGTAATAATCAAACAAACCATATTGCCAGCAGTCCTGTCTTCCATGAGTGAACAAAGCACATTGAAGTGGACTGTCATTTTATTAGATAAAAGGTGGATTGTCAAGAGAAGGAATCAACTTGCAGATGTTTTCAGAGTCTCTGGGGTATTCTCAAAATCACACTTTTGGTTCCACGTTGGGCATGGAGAATGTGTTCCAGCTTGAGGGGGAATTATAAGCATCAGTATTTTATTATAATGGGCTTTGTTTCTTATGGGCCTTGGTCGCTTACTTACACAGACATTGTATTTGACCTGCCCATTCATATAAggttattttggaattttaaaAACTGGATTGCCTTAGTTAAAAAGGGTGGAGGCATGTAAGTGACTTTTTTGTGTgcatcttttccttctttttttttgtttcttttctttctcctgtttctctctctctcttccatctTCTATGCAAATTAAATCAGCAGCCTTTCCAGATATCATTGCTGCGAATAAACTGACTTTTCAGTCCTTACACCATAAATTATTCATTTAgcttcagtttttctgtttatttttctacttttggtgtctcaagatttttcttattTCCTAAAAATCCAATTAAAAAATTACTGCATATTACCTGAAAGCTGCTGCAGTTTAAGCTATTATTAGTATGAACTGTTGATTTTAGATAGTAAAACTTGTTTTTCTGCATCTGCTTATTAGAGAAGTTGTAATACATGAAGAACCTGGAATTCCTTTTCCCTCCAGTTCATGCATCATGTGATTTTTATCTTCATtttttgattcatagattgaagGAGCCTTTGTTCAAGGTTTGGGTTGGATTGCCTTGGAAGAGCTAAAATGGGGAGATGCTGATCACAAGTGGATTCGGCCTGGCAACCTATACACTTGTGGACCTGGAAGTTATAAGATTCCTTCCACGAATGATATTCCTCTGAATTTCAAAGTTGCACTTTTACAGGTAAACACATGGCTGCTTTATATTGCTTATTGCTTTATGTGTTGCATCATTTAGTTTCATAGTTCAAATTTACTACTTCCACACATTTTGCTTTCTTGGATTAGCAATCCGAAAGTGAAATTTCAAGAGATCTCATGTCTCCAGTACGGAAACATGATACACGTGCAGTTAGAAAGTTCAAAGATGAACGTCATAAGTTATGACTTTAAATAACTTTAAGGGGTTAAATTTATTTATGGTATTTCCATACGATAGAAAGTGTACCAGAAGGTAGATATCTGCTCTGATTGTTCAATTTCTATGCTCTGATAGTTCTGTCAAGTCACCAAATCATGACTAAAAATTTGTAATCATATCAACATTTGACAACTGCCTTCTCTATTGCTTCCAATAAAGATttcatttattaatttttcatacGACATATTACTATCTAGAACATCAAAAACGTGCATAAAAGAGAGCTTACAAAAGGTTGAGTTCAGAATAGAAATTGTATCTCATATTGTGTGAGTTTGGATGAGTATTCAATCTCATTTTCTCTAGCAAGGATAAGAATATAAAATTGTCTCATATACAGATAGGCTCTCCACATCTTCCCCATTTTGATTACATTTAGCATTTTTTTGGAAGCCATCAGCAACCGTATTGCCATTCCTCACTACATATCTCACTGGTCCATTTTCCATTATAATTCTCCATGTATTTGTATTCTACTGATTCATTTAAATGTAGCATGGTTAAGCTGTGGATTATCCACAAGTTGACACAGGTGTGATTTTCACTATATATTACCAAGTTCCAAATTACTTGATCTTCCGAATTCTTCTGAACATGGCTTTAGTATACATTTTTGAATATCAGTAACGAATGTGGCATCGGTGTTTCTCAAGAACGGTACAGTAGCAGATGGTCCTGTACTGACAAATCGGGATGATAGTGCATGCTGGTacccttccattttttttttttagtttttttgcaTTATCTAGCCTTTTCATATTCTTGAATCCTCAGCCaccttttttctttgattttatccAATCATTGGTAGGGAGGTCTGCAATGCCAAAGGATGAAGAGGTGAGCAAAGAATGTGAGTGAGAGGAAGCAGAGGATTTGGCGAAGAGGCATAGAAGGGGTTTAGGGGTTATGACTCGAGTTGGGTTTAGGTTGGACTtgaatggtttttttttttttttttttttttttttttttttgagtcaaGCACTCATTTATAATGCACAAAACTTGGTTTAGGGCTCATTCTGGGCATCTAGGGGAATAAGGAAATATAGTTCTCCATCACTTCCCagacctcctctctctttctctttgtttCCCTTCCCATGCAGCCGTCATCTTCCCCCACTAGGCTGCGAATTGCTCGTCGTGTCCTGGTGCTCTTGAACACCGCAAACCACCACGAGGTTGGCTACTGCCTATCCTCCACCTCGGCCTCCTCTCCTTTTCCTCTTTATCTGTTTTTCTGAAATTTCACAACCACCAAATCAGTATACATTGGTTTAAATCAAGCTTTGTATCGCCAATACGACCCACTTCGACCGATATAAACCGATTCATGCATTGTATTAGCCGAACTAGATTTGGGGGCCAATCGCAAACAGGCAATGTTGTCTCATCTCGACTGGGATGATTTGCTTTCCCTCTATTTTGACTTCCTTGACACTATCCGAGTGCTACTTTCTCACTAGAATGGTATGGTAATGGTGGTACCATTTTGTTTCGATAGTATTTCAAACCAAGGTATGTCGTACCGATACCAGTAGCGTATCAatcgcctaccggaccggtatgGTACTGGTTCCGAACCATTCTGCCGCGGGACGCGGCGCCCCAAAGGAGTCGGAACCCGTTTTTCATGCTTGAAACGGACCGGTCCGATATGTGCTGAAACCGGACCGtaccggttcagcataccatgttTCAAACTATGCTCAACATCCAAATCTTTGAAAGCTGAAACTTTATCAGCAGCCACCAATTCCTAAGCATTGAAAGTAGGTGGCCCAAggtccaaaaaagaaaaaaaagggtgtAATAATGATGACCTAATTGTAGtgctttttttgttttgtatgcTTTCCTTTAGTTTTGTGTTTAGATTAGATGTTGTTGCACCAACTCTTCCGTAGTAAATATACAAATGAACAAATAACATATTCCATTATTACCCTGTGGTCCATATAcagaattgtttaagatggtaTAAGCATACACTAAAACAACAAATATCAAGAGGGGCTTCATCAGGGAGAGGTACTTTAATTTGCGttgaaaaatatagaaaaacaaGCGGAAGAACTAAGGGAGGTAATATTGATGGATCTTATGAAAGGAAATATCAAAACAAACCTGACATAATGTTATAGGTGGGCCTAATCTAACACCTTATTATATGTAAATGGTGGGTTTGTTCGGACCATCATTGGAGCCATTTAAACAATTTCATACATAGTCAGGTTTGGAAACAGAACTTAGAGATTACCATTAAGTAAATTGTCTTCCTAttcaattaataaaaagaacaacCATAGATAGAAGTTTTGACAAGAGCAAAATGAGTTGTTATAATCAAGGTTTGTGGTACCGGTCGGTATTGGTGCGCATCGACTGTACAATACCATACCGGTATTGAACCATTATACAGCATAGGGGGCATACCGATATTCAGTATGCCAAATCGGCCCTTGTACTGAGCATACCAATACTATAATAGGATAGCACCATTATGGGATTTAGTATCGAGACGACGAACCTTGGTTATAATATTTGCTTAGGTTATGTTGTGTTGATCTTTTCTTCTAAGTAGACCCTCAAATGTCTAGAATAGTTCTGTGACATAGATCATTGTAGAGATGAATTATGATATGAAGCTTGTGGTCTAAGAAATGTATGGAACTACTATTACATGTGTATCACTATGAATGAGTTTAATGCTCCTAGTAATCATGAGTAGTTATGAGGATATATTGAAAAGATGAATTGTATAGGAAACAATGATTTTGTATGATAACAACATAAAGGGCACCAAGACAATTATCTAGGGGAGATGGTTTTGAAGTCTGGGTAATGTCTTAGGAAAAGCATTATGAAACAACTATAAGAGATACATCTATGGTGAAAGATGTAAGTGGCGATCATAGTTTATGCAGGTATAATTGTGGGTTCACCTGTGACCAAAGGAGCTACAAGGGCAATGTGGAAAAGTAaagggaaaaaacaaaaaactaatGGAATGGACATATTTGTCAAAGACCTAGGGCCAAGAAGTTTCAAAAAGGGATATTTTAAAGGGGTCTTGATAATTATTCGCCTTACAAAAAATGGAATGCCTTGAGATATGAAGGCACCAAGCCAAAATGTTAACATGATTGTCCTTTTCTTAGTATCATACTCAAGGTATGGAGTCTTTTTCCGCGATGGTTTCATTTCTGCAGATTTATCAAGCACGttagtttattaattatttaaaaatagtaaaattttgttatgatgaaaaaaatattttgtacttcagaaaatacttcgtacttatctaatacatagtaataatttttcatatttttggattatttatatatttttaataatttttaaatttaaaaaatgtttaaatagtaaatgcagaaaaatatgttttctacttcagaaAATACTTCTGAATTATGTAATATGTTTTACCAATTTtttgtattaattatatatttttaaattaaaaaaaataatttttaaatataaatatttaagaaaattaatttgagCTCATATTTATGGGGAATCCTACCATGGatgctatatatatttaatttaaaaattatatataatctaaaaattaaaaattttagttgAATTGTGTAGATCATTCATAGATCTACAATATATCATGAAATCATACCAAAATCGAAAAGTTTGGCATGATCTTCCcttattttggaaatttttttggcatttttcagcgttaaaaaagaaaagaggagaaaatGAGGTAGGGAAGGGAAAATATACCATGTTTTTGGGCTGGATCCTCCTTGAATCGTTGAAATCAGTGCTTTTTTTTTGGCTCCGGGGGGTGTGGGAAAATGGTGTAGGAATGCTTGAGAAGGCTTAGGAAGCCTTCGAAAAGTGGATCATCCACTGGTGAAGGATCAGATGACTCCTACAAAAGTGAGGAGGCCCAAATTGGGAATATTATCAAGACTTTAATACGTGTAACAAAAGCTATGGAGTTAGAAAGATAGGGCTAACAGAACCAAGTGAAACCCCAAAAGAGTCGAAAAAAGATGAGCCAAGCAAGACAGGATCTTGGCAAAGTTTTGACAACGAAGGAAAAGGGGTCCAAACTGAAGAATAGACCCTAACAAGCATAAGAAAGTAGAGGTTAATCATTGATTCTCAGTGCAGTTCGACCAAAAATCTTGTATGAGAAAGGCTAGGCTACATGGTAGATCGAAAAATGGCAAGGCTAGAAAGGAGAATAGCATATTGCCAAATGTGCAATAATAGACCTCGATGATGGTTTTCCAGATGGAATATAAGATCATTTATTTAATTGTTGTCAAAGGATGTAGGTAAAGGTGTAGAAGTCCAAGGCAACATCGAACAAACTTATGAGAGTTTATAGAAACGCTTGAAAATAAGGATGTAGAATGCTTGGTGAATGAGGACTGATAATGCTGCTGTTATTAGCTGAAACAAGATTTGTTCTTTAAGGTTATGGTCTAGggtcatgtatcattggtgagtATGCCCTAACAAGTTAGTATGATCCGTGCAGGAAGTCCCGAAGGACAGCACTACATAAGGTGTGAGGGTGGATTCAATAATGTTGTCTTCAGTTATAGGGTTTATTCCTCAAAGGAATGAATGGTCGAAAAACATTTATCAAGGCTGACCAAGAAACAGCGCAATGCATATCAAATATTAATTTGTCTAATAATGTGTCGATCCTGAGTTACTTATCGTGTCTACTTTTGGATTTCCTGTTGTTTCTGCGATAAGCAACTGATATACTGTTTATGCTTATTCACAGGGTGCGCCAAATCCAAAGGCAATTCACTCTTCAAAGGCTGTGGGTGAACCTCCGTTCTTTCTTGCTTCTGCAGTATTATTTGCCATCAAAGATGCAATTATAGCTGCTAGAGCAGAGGAAGGTTATCATGGCTGGTTTCCACTTGATAACCCAGCAACGCCTGAGAGGATCAGGATGGCTTGCATAGATGATTTCACCCGACCATTTGCAAGTGATGATTATCATCCCAAGCTCAGTGTTTGATGTCTAGTCTCTGCAATGGACATGCTTTCATTAGTTATCTGGTGTTTTTATCCATTCAGGCTTGTAAAGTCCTGCGTACGTCTTTTTGCAGGGTGTGGATAATATTGTAATAAAAACGCCGACTGCTGATTAGATTGTGTCTAATATGCATCTTGTAATttgaaagataaaattcagataGAAGCCATGTATGTATAATGATACCGTTGCTCAAAATGATGCCTTCTTTAGGAATTAGACACCATTCATGCTAGAATCTTACAGGTACCATGGGCTTGTTTGGAAGATAAACAGCCAAACTTTAAATATAGGCTTATTTTTTCTCAGAAAATCTGAAAATGATTGATATATACATATGCGAAAGGTTATATCCAAACTTTATGTGCAGTAAAAATTTGGATTAGATGGCTAAATATTGCTAACCTAAGATGCTTTGCGAGAAAAGTTAGAGAACGCATGCCTTGGTTGCACGTAACAACATTGCATGGGCCCTTGTGTACGATAAATTCATCGTTTGGCATGCTACAAGGATTTGTTTCTCCACTATTCGGATACTGGACTTTCTCACTGCTCTTGCCAATGCTAAAATTCTTTTTCTCTAACCAACCGTGTTGATAATTTGGGATCTGAATCAAGCATTATGTCTAATTTGCGTGCTCGGTATTCTGTGAAGCAAAGTTAGATAAGGGAGAAAGACAAATCAAAG encodes:
- the LOC103718679 gene encoding xanthine dehydrogenase-like yields the protein MPEEYFVLIAEICCYSLTGQLASTCHKERVNLCANGFYITPDIGFDWKLGKGTPFNYFTYGAAFAEVEIDTLTGDFHTIAADIVMDLGNSLNPAIDVGQIEGAFVQGLGWIALEELKWGDADHKWIRPGNLYTCGPGSYKIPSTNDIPLNFKVALLQGAPNPKAIHSSKAVGEPPFFLASAVLFAIKDAIIAARAEEGYHGWFPLDNPATPERIRMACIDDFTRPFASDDYHPKLSV